Proteins encoded within one genomic window of Bombina bombina isolate aBomBom1 chromosome 1, aBomBom1.pri, whole genome shotgun sequence:
- the LRRC3 gene encoding leucine-rich repeat-containing protein 3: MRLSDNQYRSPELLFRRGLLLLLVNIQWIDSCPKSCQCTDISGAMVVHCSSKNLEEIPFDLPMETVSLKLDANKIHQVPNNAFKDLSYLQELDLSRNSIEKIEQAAFKGVAEGLRLLDLSGNQIHSIPKEALAKLRAKIRLSNNPWHCDCSLQEVLRELKLDPDTVNDISCQTSVQDEYVGKSLIQVLDSGINFCNIHHKTTDVAMFITMFGWFAMVITYVVYYVRHNQEDARRHLEYLKSLPSTQLTKDFDTISTVL; the protein is encoded by the coding sequence ATGCGTCTATCAGACAATCAATATAGGAGCCCAGAGTTGCTTTTTAGGAGAGGACTTCTACTGCTTTTGGTCAACATTCAGTGGATAGACAGCTGCCCCAAGAGTTGTCAATGTACTGACATCAGTGGAGCCATGGTTGTTCACTGCAGCTCCAAGAACTTGGAAGAAATCCCATTTGACCTTCCAATGGAAACAGTGTCTCTAAAATTAGATGCAAATAAAATTCATCAGGTGCCAAACAATGCCTTTAAAGACTTGAGTTATCTCCAGGAGTTGGACTTGTCACGGAATTCCATTGAGAAAATTGAGCAGGCTGCCTTTAAAGGGGTGGCTGAAGGCCTACGATTGTTAGATCTATCAGGGAATCAGATACACAGCATCCCCAAGGAAGCTCTGGCCAAGCTGCGAGCTAAAATACGGTTATCTAACAATCCTTGGCACTGTGACTGCTCTCTTCAGGAGGTGCTGAGGGAACTGAAGCTGGATCCAGACACAGTTAATGATATCTCCTGCCAGACCTCAGTCCAGGATGAATACGTGGGCAAGTCTTTAATCCAAGTGCTTGACTCAGGCATCAATTTTTGTAATATTCACCATAAAACCACTGATGTGGCAATGTTCATCACAATGTTTGGCTGGTTTGCCATGGTGATTACCTATGTAGTATATTACGTAAGACACAATCAAGAAGATGCTAGGAGGCATCTGGAGTACCTTAAGTCATTGCCAAGCACCCAGTTAACTAAAGATTTTGACACAATAAGCACTGTACTATAG